From the genome of Geothrix sp. 21YS21S-4, one region includes:
- the rho gene encoding transcription termination factor Rho encodes MSLQELKELSIGKLADLAKGLEIDNPLSMRKQELVFRVLQAQAEREGQFFAEGVLEVLPEGFGFLRSPDQNYLAGPEDIYVSPSQIRKFNLRTGDTLSGMIRAPKEGEKFFAMLRVDAVNFDPPTVAKDRAHFDDLVPLYPKHHLRMERDAQELSTRVMDLMTPLGKGQRALIVAPPRTGKTVLLQNIANSITANHPEVFLIVLLIDERPEEVTDMERGVKGEVVSSTFDEPATRHVQVAEMVIEKAKRLVEHKKDVVILLDSITRLARAYNTVVPPSGKVLSGGVDSNALQRPKRFFGAARNIEAGGSLTIIATALIETGSRMDDVIFEEFKGTGNSEIVLDRKLSDKRIFPAMDIQKSGTRKEDLLIEPAKLAKIWVLRKILSASGPSESMELLVDRLGKAKTNDEFLANLQEPTPRR; translated from the coding sequence CTGAGCCTGCAAGAGCTCAAGGAACTCTCCATCGGCAAGCTCGCCGACCTGGCAAAGGGCCTGGAGATCGACAACCCGCTGTCCATGCGGAAGCAGGAACTGGTGTTCCGGGTGCTCCAGGCGCAGGCGGAGCGCGAGGGCCAGTTCTTCGCGGAGGGCGTGCTGGAGGTGCTGCCCGAGGGCTTCGGCTTCCTGCGGAGCCCCGACCAGAACTACCTCGCCGGGCCCGAGGACATCTACGTCTCCCCCAGCCAGATCCGCAAGTTCAACCTCCGCACCGGCGACACGCTGTCCGGCATGATCCGCGCGCCGAAGGAGGGCGAGAAGTTCTTCGCCATGCTACGGGTGGACGCCGTCAACTTCGATCCCCCGACGGTGGCGAAGGACCGCGCCCACTTCGACGACCTGGTGCCCCTCTATCCCAAGCACCACCTCCGCATGGAGCGCGACGCCCAGGAGCTGAGCACCCGCGTCATGGACCTGATGACGCCCCTGGGCAAGGGCCAGCGCGCCCTGATCGTGGCGCCGCCGCGCACGGGCAAGACCGTGCTCCTCCAGAACATCGCCAACTCCATCACCGCCAACCATCCCGAAGTCTTCCTCATCGTCCTGCTCATCGACGAGCGGCCCGAGGAAGTCACGGACATGGAGCGCGGCGTGAAGGGCGAGGTGGTCTCCAGCACCTTCGACGAGCCCGCCACCCGCCACGTCCAGGTGGCCGAAATGGTCATCGAGAAGGCCAAGCGCCTGGTCGAGCACAAGAAGGACGTGGTGATCCTGCTGGATTCCATCACGCGCCTGGCCCGGGCCTACAACACCGTGGTCCCCCCCAGCGGCAAGGTGCTGTCCGGCGGCGTGGACAGCAACGCCCTCCAGCGCCCCAAGCGGTTCTTCGGCGCCGCGCGGAACATCGAAGCCGGCGGCAGCCTCACCATCATCGCCACCGCCCTCATCGAGACCGGCAGCCGCATGGACGACGTGATCTTCGAGGAGTTCAAGGGCACCGGCAACAGCGAGATCGTCCTGGACCGCAAGCTCAGCGACAAGCGCATTTTCCCCGCCATGGACATCCAGAAGTCCGGCACCCGCAAGGAAGACCTGCTCATCGAACCCGCCAAGCTCGCCAAGATCTGGGTCCTCCGCAAAATCCTCAGCGCCAGCGGCCCCAGCGAAAGCATGGAGCTCCTCGTGGATCGCCTGGGTAAGGCCAAGACCAACGATGAGTTCCTGGCGAACTTGCAGGAGCCGACGCCGCGGCGGTGA
- a CDS encoding histidine phosphatase family protein → MTTLLIIRHGIAEDPQPDQRDGERALTPEGWTKTRAAMKGLVDRGHVPTRGFTSPYRRAVETMACLQEAAGAFPTETTLNLLPQSSPAQADLWLRGLMIEAGEGVLAVVSHQPFLSELVFHLLGRSLDMKKAGVVVAKWEEGGWQFERQYQPSELRD, encoded by the coding sequence GTGACGACTCTGCTGATCATCCGCCATGGCATCGCCGAAGACCCGCAGCCCGACCAGCGGGATGGGGAGCGGGCCCTCACGCCCGAGGGCTGGACGAAGACCCGCGCCGCCATGAAGGGCCTGGTGGACCGGGGCCATGTCCCCACCCGCGGCTTCACCAGCCCCTACCGCCGCGCCGTGGAGACCATGGCGTGCCTCCAGGAGGCCGCGGGCGCCTTTCCCACGGAGACCACCCTCAACCTGCTGCCGCAGTCCTCGCCCGCCCAGGCCGACCTGTGGCTGCGCGGGCTGATGATCGAAGCGGGCGAGGGCGTTCTGGCGGTGGTCAGCCACCAGCCCTTCCTCAGCGAGTTGGTATTCCATCTCCTGGGCCGCAGCCTCGACATGAAGAAGGCCGGGGTGGTGGTGGCGAAGTGGGAAGAGGGCGGCTGGCAGTTCGAGCGGCAGTACCAGCCCTCGGAACTGCGGGACTGA
- a CDS encoding flagellar basal body-associated FliL family protein: MKLIIIIVAALVVLGGGGAGAMLFLKKRQAAKAAAAAAPPEAAAEPEAGHDEGDSEDCESTGEEKKESGGHGGPEAAPVMVLTRTVNLTGPRRNAFLRCELNILFCDGELGKLVAGDKASPEKSLIQSIVLAALSGKSVEEATDPESRESLRKEIKDKLNEQFKPHPPKAGEKEDPKHKKPKRPIKSVLIVDWAIQQ, translated from the coding sequence ATGAAGCTGATCATCATCATCGTGGCCGCTCTGGTCGTCCTGGGCGGCGGCGGGGCGGGCGCCATGCTCTTCCTCAAGAAGCGGCAGGCCGCCAAGGCCGCCGCGGCAGCCGCACCACCCGAGGCCGCCGCCGAGCCCGAAGCCGGGCACGACGAGGGCGATTCCGAGGACTGCGAGAGCACCGGCGAGGAGAAGAAGGAGAGCGGTGGCCACGGCGGCCCGGAGGCCGCGCCCGTCATGGTCCTCACCCGCACGGTCAACCTCACGGGCCCGCGGCGCAACGCCTTCCTCCGCTGCGAGCTGAACATCCTGTTCTGCGACGGCGAGCTGGGCAAGCTCGTGGCCGGGGACAAGGCCTCGCCCGAGAAGAGCCTGATCCAGTCCATCGTCCTGGCCGCCCTCTCCGGCAAGAGCGTGGAGGAGGCCACCGATCCCGAATCCCGCGAATCCCTGCGGAAGGAGATCAAGGACAAGCTCAACGAGCAGTTCAAGCCCCATCCTCCCAAGGCCGGTGAGAAGGAGGATCCCAAGCACAAGAAGCCCAAGCGGCCCATCAAGAGCGTGCTGATCGTGGATTGGGCCATCCAGCAGTAA
- a CDS encoding alpha/beta fold hydrolase, whose product MRAQPTFVRLASGVKLHYRVQGPPGAPWVVLLNGLLSDTTMWAGVLPGLTDRCRVLTFDSRGQGRSDAPEEGPYPTALLATEAWELFRALEVDRPWLMGLSNGSAISLELLSAHPGAFAGAVLTSALSRIDFAMGLKAEHWARCLEVGGPLMQFDAVAPFLWGDAFLEARHGVLRAYHQVVTGAGKPLHGNLHQIRGILGWDIRDRLGAMDAPTLLLCGAEDLLTPPWKCLETARLIAGSRFETVPGIGHAYPVEDPKGFAARVKQFMEKSDARFGQ is encoded by the coding sequence GTGCGGGCCCAGCCGACCTTCGTCCGGCTCGCGTCGGGGGTGAAGCTCCACTACCGCGTCCAGGGACCGCCGGGCGCGCCGTGGGTGGTGCTGCTCAACGGCCTCCTGTCGGACACCACCATGTGGGCCGGCGTCCTCCCCGGGCTGACGGATCGCTGCCGCGTGTTGACCTTCGACAGCCGCGGCCAGGGCCGCTCCGACGCGCCGGAGGAAGGCCCCTATCCCACGGCCCTGCTGGCGACGGAGGCCTGGGAGTTGTTTCGGGCGCTGGAGGTGGACCGCCCCTGGTTGATGGGCCTCTCCAACGGCAGCGCCATCAGCCTGGAACTGCTCAGCGCCCATCCCGGCGCCTTCGCCGGGGCCGTCCTCACCAGCGCCCTGTCGCGCATCGACTTCGCCATGGGGCTGAAGGCCGAGCACTGGGCCCGCTGCCTGGAGGTGGGCGGGCCGCTGATGCAGTTCGACGCCGTCGCGCCCTTCCTGTGGGGCGATGCCTTCCTGGAGGCCCGGCACGGCGTGCTGCGGGCCTACCACCAGGTGGTCACCGGCGCCGGGAAGCCCCTCCACGGCAACCTCCATCAGATCCGCGGGATCCTGGGCTGGGACATCCGGGATCGGTTGGGCGCTATGGATGCGCCGACGCTGCTGTTGTGCGGCGCCGAGGACCTGCTGACGCCGCCGTGGAAGTGCCTGGAGACCGCCCGCCTGATCGCCGGCAGCCGGTTCGAGACGGTGCCCGGCATCGGCCACGCCTACCCCGTGGAGGACCCCAAGGGGTTCGCGGCCAGGGTTAAGCAGTTCATGGAGAAATCCGACGCGAGGTTTGGACAATAG
- a CDS encoding bifunctional hydroxymethylpyrimidine kinase/phosphomethylpyrimidine kinase, translating into MDPSAGAGLLRDALALSELGCQPMAVSLAETLQNGLACARIEAPSLDPVQRVENLAPHLSGRWGVKLSLCALDAKDFRRLCATLRHLAPPVRIWDPILAPTAGVGLHDGGDLRRMAADLFPLGGWIVSPNRGEAAAFAGLPSEAIRAASAETLARPWLEAGAAAVWLKGGHAEGGQVEDLWITRAEVLPLGSAPRLPGERRGTGCLLSATWLGLRLLGWEGPDAAREAARRLRERWDRAFAPGGVGRPMFAPLTSAPCPAAEVR; encoded by the coding sequence ATGGACCCGTCCGCCGGCGCCGGCCTCCTCCGCGACGCCCTGGCCCTTTCGGAGCTGGGGTGCCAGCCCATGGCGGTCAGCCTGGCGGAGACCCTCCAGAACGGCCTGGCCTGCGCGCGGATCGAGGCCCCTTCCCTGGATCCCGTCCAGCGGGTGGAGAATCTGGCGCCGCATCTGTCGGGCCGGTGGGGCGTGAAGCTCAGCCTGTGTGCCCTCGACGCGAAGGATTTCCGGCGACTGTGCGCCACCCTCCGCCACCTGGCGCCGCCGGTCCGGATCTGGGATCCCATCCTCGCTCCGACCGCGGGTGTGGGGCTTCATGACGGAGGCGACCTCCGCCGGATGGCGGCGGACCTGTTTCCCCTGGGTGGCTGGATCGTGAGCCCCAACCGGGGCGAGGCCGCTGCCTTCGCGGGACTGCCGTCGGAGGCCATCCGCGCCGCGAGTGCCGAGACCCTGGCCCGCCCGTGGCTGGAGGCCGGAGCGGCCGCGGTGTGGCTGAAGGGCGGCCATGCGGAGGGGGGCCAAGTCGAGGATCTGTGGATCACGAGAGCGGAGGTCCTTCCCCTCGGCTCCGCGCCCCGGCTGCCCGGGGAGCGCCGCGGGACGGGCTGCCTCCTGTCCGCCACGTGGCTGGGCCTGCGGCTGCTCGGATGGGAAGGCCCCGACGCCGCCCGGGAAGCCGCCCGGCGCCTGCGGGAGCGCTGGGACCGCGCCTTCGCCCCCGGCGGCGTGGGCCGCCCCATGTTCGCGCCCCTGACAAGCGCTCCCTGCCCCGCCGCGGAGGTCCGGTGA
- a CDS encoding cation diffusion facilitator family transporter, which yields MEPSRSAEQRSRLRVALLSLTAGAGILGLKVVAYALSGSVALKSDAVEGVVNVGAAAFALGAVIFAGKPADRDHPYGHGKIEHFSAAFEGGLVSLAAAYIILEAGAALLHGSPLKDLGLGLAVNVVAGALNGALGWYLVRQGRKTHSQALEADGHHVLSDFWTTLGLCAGLLAVKATGLRWLDPVLALAVGLLLARTGFRLVRRAARALLDEEDPAVVERLVGAMNRLRPWDILAVHELRTFRTGRHTHVDVHLVVPEYYPLRQAHDLCETFGQRVLDEAGIEGEMHVHLDPCGHLVCGRCAAEACPIRERPWMDTPAFTQEEAVVAGPSRDTADSR from the coding sequence GTGGAACCCTCCCGCTCCGCCGAGCAGCGCTCGAGACTGCGCGTCGCCCTCCTGTCCCTGACGGCGGGCGCCGGCATCCTCGGGCTGAAGGTGGTGGCCTATGCCCTATCGGGTTCCGTCGCCCTGAAATCCGACGCTGTCGAGGGCGTGGTGAACGTCGGGGCCGCCGCCTTCGCCCTGGGCGCGGTGATCTTCGCGGGAAAGCCCGCGGATCGGGATCATCCCTACGGCCACGGAAAGATCGAGCACTTCAGCGCCGCCTTCGAGGGCGGACTGGTCTCCCTCGCGGCCGCGTACATCATCCTGGAGGCCGGGGCGGCCCTCCTCCACGGCAGTCCGCTGAAAGACCTGGGCCTCGGCCTGGCGGTGAACGTGGTCGCGGGAGCGCTGAACGGCGCGCTGGGCTGGTATCTCGTCCGCCAGGGCCGGAAGACCCACTCCCAGGCGCTGGAGGCCGACGGCCACCACGTGCTGTCGGACTTCTGGACCACCCTGGGCCTCTGCGCGGGCCTGCTGGCTGTGAAGGCAACCGGCCTCCGCTGGCTGGATCCCGTCCTCGCCCTGGCCGTCGGCCTGCTGCTGGCCCGCACCGGCTTCCGCCTGGTGAGGCGCGCCGCCCGCGCCCTCCTGGACGAGGAGGATCCCGCCGTGGTGGAGCGGCTGGTGGGCGCCATGAACCGGCTTCGCCCCTGGGACATCCTCGCCGTCCACGAGCTGCGCACCTTCCGCACGGGCCGCCACACCCACGTGGACGTCCACCTGGTGGTGCCCGAGTACTACCCGCTCCGGCAGGCCCACGACCTGTGCGAAACCTTCGGCCAGCGCGTCCTGGATGAGGCGGGAATCGAAGGCGAGATGCACGTCCACCTGGACCCCTGCGGCCACCTCGTCTGCGGGCGCTGCGCGGCGGAAGCCTGCCCCATTCGCGAGCGGCCGTGGATGGACACGCCTGCCTTCACCCAGGAGGAGGCCGTCGTGGCGGGACCGTCCCGGGATACGGCGGATTCGCGCTGA
- a CDS encoding FliM/FliN family flagellar motor switch protein: MSIKRGDRLENDRVLSFEQVVAEVMPFIETPLQLEIQLGQARMTIRELLDLEPGSLVELKKSAGEPMDVLCKNRVIIRGEVTVLEDSLGLRVTEIVDPERRV; encoded by the coding sequence ATGAGCATCAAGCGGGGAGATCGGCTGGAGAACGACCGCGTGCTCAGCTTCGAGCAGGTCGTGGCCGAGGTGATGCCCTTCATCGAGACGCCCCTCCAGCTCGAGATCCAGCTCGGCCAGGCGCGCATGACCATCCGGGAACTGCTGGACCTGGAGCCCGGTTCGCTGGTGGAGCTGAAGAAGAGCGCGGGCGAACCCATGGACGTCCTGTGCAAGAACCGCGTCATCATCCGGGGCGAGGTCACGGTGCTGGAGGACAGCCTGGGCCTGCGCGTCACCGAGATCGTGGATCCCGAACGCAGGGTGTAG
- a CDS encoding HU family DNA-binding protein, producing MNKAELVQAVSEKSGITKAQAAAALDQVLSGIASALRAGDKVTLVGFGTFSVANRGARTGRNPRDNKPIKIAAKKVAKFKPGKKLADEVNGKGGKKRK from the coding sequence ATGAACAAGGCTGAACTGGTCCAAGCCGTCTCCGAGAAGTCCGGCATCACCAAGGCCCAGGCCGCTGCCGCTCTGGATCAGGTCCTCAGCGGTATCGCCTCCGCCCTGCGCGCTGGCGACAAGGTGACCCTCGTCGGCTTCGGCACCTTCTCCGTCGCCAACCGCGGCGCCCGCACCGGCCGCAACCCCCGCGACAACAAGCCCATCAAGATCGCTGCCAAGAAGGTCGCCAAGTTCAAGCCCGGCAAGAAGCTGGCTGACGAAGTCAACGGCAAGGGCGGCAAGAAGCGCAAGTAG
- the dusB gene encoding tRNA dihydrouridine synthase DusB — MTFPHTPFHIGPVEVPNRLVMAPLHEITDQPFRRFIREIGGVGLTVSEMISSEALIRHAVKAERMMAGTEERPLSMQISGGRPEALAEGAQLCEAAGADLVDLNMGCPASNVTKGGAGSALLKDIRLAERCVTAMVKAVKVPVTVKMRAGWDASQKDRGEFLDFLRMFDAAGVKALAIHPRTRAQQYEGHADWSIIARAVEAGTSYPILGNGDVNAREDAFRMVEETGCAAVMIGRGALYNPFLFRQILEPELGVTTEMRIDATLRLFRILLDLLEPREALHKIKKIGAWFTKGVPGGHGFRQNLHAAGDPQALMAAIDALRHAGAA; from the coding sequence GTGACCTTTCCCCACACCCCTTTCCACATCGGTCCCGTCGAGGTGCCCAACCGCCTCGTGATGGCGCCGCTGCACGAGATCACGGACCAGCCGTTCCGGCGGTTCATCCGCGAGATCGGGGGGGTGGGGCTGACGGTGTCGGAGATGATCAGCAGCGAGGCGCTGATCCGGCATGCGGTGAAGGCGGAGCGGATGATGGCGGGGACGGAGGAGCGGCCGCTGTCTATGCAGATCTCCGGGGGGCGGCCGGAGGCGCTGGCGGAGGGGGCGCAGCTGTGCGAGGCGGCGGGGGCGGACCTGGTGGACCTGAACATGGGGTGCCCGGCGAGCAACGTCACCAAGGGCGGGGCGGGGTCGGCGCTGCTGAAGGACATCCGGCTGGCGGAGCGTTGCGTCACGGCGATGGTGAAGGCCGTGAAGGTGCCGGTGACGGTGAAGATGCGCGCCGGCTGGGACGCATCCCAGAAGGACCGGGGCGAGTTCCTGGACTTCCTGCGGATGTTCGACGCGGCGGGCGTGAAGGCCCTGGCCATCCACCCGCGCACCCGCGCCCAGCAGTACGAGGGTCACGCCGACTGGAGCATCATCGCCCGCGCGGTGGAGGCCGGCACGTCGTATCCCATCCTCGGAAACGGCGACGTGAACGCGCGGGAGGACGCCTTCCGCATGGTGGAAGAGACGGGCTGCGCGGCGGTGATGATCGGCCGCGGCGCCCTCTACAACCCCTTCCTGTTTCGGCAGATCCTGGAGCCGGAGCTGGGAGTGACCACCGAGATGCGGATCGATGCCACGCTACGGCTGTTCCGGATCCTGCTGGATCTGCTGGAGCCGCGCGAGGCCCTGCACAAGATCAAGAAGATCGGCGCCTGGTTCACCAAGGGCGTGCCGGGCGGCCACGGGTTCCGCCAGAACCTGCACGCCGCGGGCGATCCGCAGGCGCTGATGGCGGCCATCGACGCCCTGCGCCATGCGGGCGCGGCCTGA
- the ahpC gene encoding alkyl hydroperoxide reductase subunit C translates to MPSLINTEVKPFSTTAFHNGKFVPVTEADLKGKWSVFFFYPADFTFVCPTELGDLADNYAAFQKLGVEIYSVSTDTHFTHKAWHDTSETIAKLKYPMLGDPTQAISRNFGVLIEEAGLAERGTFVIDPSGRIQIIEINAGGIGRNAEELLRKVKAAQYVANHPGEVCPAKWKEGEATLAPSLDLVGKI, encoded by the coding sequence ATGCCTTCCTTGATCAACACCGAGGTCAAGCCGTTCTCGACCACCGCCTTCCACAACGGCAAGTTCGTTCCCGTCACCGAGGCCGACCTCAAGGGCAAGTGGTCCGTGTTCTTCTTCTACCCCGCGGACTTTACCTTCGTCTGCCCGACGGAGCTCGGGGACCTGGCCGACAACTACGCCGCTTTCCAGAAGCTGGGCGTGGAGATCTACAGCGTGTCCACCGACACCCACTTCACGCACAAGGCCTGGCACGACACCTCCGAGACCATTGCCAAGCTCAAGTACCCCATGCTGGGCGATCCCACCCAGGCCATCTCCCGCAACTTCGGCGTCCTGATCGAGGAGGCGGGCCTCGCCGAGCGCGGGACCTTCGTGATCGATCCCTCGGGCCGGATCCAGATCATCGAGATCAACGCGGGCGGCATCGGCCGCAACGCCGAAGAGCTGCTCCGCAAGGTGAAGGCCGCCCAGTACGTGGCCAATCACCCGGGCGAGGTCTGCCCCGCCAAGTGGAAGGAAGGCGAAGCCACGCTGGCCCCCTCCCTCGACCTCGTCGGCAAGATCTGA
- the truA gene encoding tRNA pseudouridine(38-40) synthase TruA, whose protein sequence is MTHPYFLTVAYAGAGFHGWQIQTELRSGQGDLWAALRALDPEAPMPQGTGRTDAGVHARAQGTLVRTSRAWEPYRLLAALNAHLRDDIRVMAAQPAPEAFFPRQHAVAKRYVYRLGQGPAADPLAAAFRWHVRGAAPLDLEAMAAAAAPLLGTHDFTSFRCAECVAKTPIRTLYGLRCEAHEGGVDLVFEGTSFLMHQVRIMAGTLVEVGRGRRRPDSLGALVAVRDRSLAGPTAPPHGLCLERVWYEAQWGIGEPSPWGERS, encoded by the coding sequence ATGACGCATCCCTACTTCCTCACCGTGGCCTATGCGGGCGCGGGTTTCCACGGCTGGCAGATCCAGACGGAGCTGCGGAGCGGGCAGGGGGACCTGTGGGCCGCCCTCCGCGCCCTCGATCCGGAAGCGCCGATGCCGCAGGGGACCGGGCGGACGGACGCGGGCGTCCATGCCAGGGCCCAGGGCACGCTGGTCCGCACCTCGCGGGCCTGGGAGCCCTATCGCCTGCTGGCGGCCCTGAACGCCCACCTGCGGGACGACATCCGCGTGATGGCCGCCCAGCCCGCACCGGAGGCCTTCTTCCCCCGCCAGCACGCGGTGGCGAAGCGGTACGTCTATCGCCTGGGACAGGGGCCCGCGGCGGATCCCCTCGCCGCGGCGTTCCGGTGGCACGTCCGCGGCGCGGCGCCCCTGGATCTGGAGGCGATGGCGGCGGCCGCGGCTCCGCTCCTGGGCACCCACGACTTCACCAGCTTCCGCTGCGCCGAATGCGTGGCCAAGACGCCGATCCGCACCCTCTACGGCCTGCGATGCGAAGCCCATGAGGGGGGCGTGGACCTGGTGTTCGAGGGCACGAGCTTCCTGATGCACCAGGTGCGGATCATGGCGGGCACGTTGGTGGAGGTGGGAAGGGGCCGCCGCCGGCCGGATTCGCTGGGGGCCCTGGTCGCCGTGCGCGACCGGAGCTTGGCCGGTCCCACGGCCCCGCCCCACGGGCTCTGCCTGGAACGGGTGTGGTACGAGGCGCAGTGGGGGATCGGCGAGCCCAGCCCCTGGGGCGAACGGAGCTGA
- a CDS encoding acyl-CoA thioesterase: MALPDDRVLALPLSSDPSLRRRFMLLDEDLPANVRFGLVLEVLDKVAEECALDFVRRVHPQARVVTAAIDNIYVRSAADVHRDLVFRARVNFVGRTSLEVGIRVEHPEGGGLPAVHIASCYFTMVARTTAGAGAESVVLPAFEPDGPLGDRRWERAIARREGYRKQLDQALEPPSREEYGLLAALHAAQDRADFRGLVARDCVTSGWERTYPEHENVPSKIFGGHLIRQAYEQSAICAEQVAPHRPVIVAVNRINFVQPVRMGDKLQFLSRAVYSGRTSVCVETDIIRVSRDRSQTHLSNSCVFTFANVDDDLRLQPVPPIHPTTYAEDARYLAAHRRHAAQRTWKATRGRSGGAEPAER, encoded by the coding sequence ATGGCCCTCCCCGACGATCGCGTCCTCGCGCTGCCCCTGAGTTCCGACCCCTCTCTCCGGCGGCGCTTCATGCTCCTGGACGAGGATCTCCCGGCCAACGTCCGCTTCGGGCTGGTGCTCGAAGTGCTCGACAAGGTGGCGGAGGAATGCGCCCTGGATTTCGTGCGCCGCGTCCATCCCCAGGCGCGGGTGGTGACGGCGGCCATCGACAACATCTACGTCCGCAGCGCGGCGGACGTCCACCGCGACCTGGTCTTCCGCGCCCGGGTCAACTTCGTGGGCCGCACCAGCCTGGAGGTGGGCATCCGCGTGGAGCATCCCGAGGGCGGCGGCCTGCCCGCGGTCCACATTGCGTCCTGCTACTTCACGATGGTGGCCCGCACCACCGCGGGCGCCGGGGCGGAAAGCGTGGTCCTCCCCGCTTTCGAGCCCGATGGGCCGTTGGGCGACCGCCGCTGGGAGCGCGCCATCGCCCGCCGGGAGGGCTACCGCAAGCAGTTGGACCAGGCCCTGGAGCCGCCCAGCCGCGAGGAATACGGCCTGCTGGCGGCCCTCCACGCGGCCCAGGACCGGGCGGATTTCCGCGGGTTGGTGGCCCGGGACTGCGTCACCAGCGGATGGGAGCGCACCTATCCCGAGCACGAGAACGTCCCGAGCAAGATCTTCGGCGGCCACCTGATCCGCCAGGCCTACGAGCAGTCGGCCATCTGCGCGGAGCAGGTGGCGCCGCACCGCCCGGTGATCGTGGCGGTGAACCGCATCAACTTCGTCCAGCCCGTGCGGATGGGCGACAAGCTCCAGTTCCTGAGCCGGGCCGTGTATTCCGGCCGCACCAGCGTCTGCGTGGAGACGGACATCATCCGCGTCAGCCGGGACCGCTCCCAGACGCACCTGTCCAACAGCTGCGTGTTCACCTTCGCCAACGTGGACGACGACCTGCGCCTCCAGCCCGTGCCGCCGATCCACCCCACCACCTACGCCGAGGACGCCCGCTACCTGGCGGCCCACCGCCGCCACGCCGCCCAGCGGACCTGGAAGGCGACGCGGGGACGAAGCGGTGGCGCGGAACCCGCGGAGCGTTAG